Proteins co-encoded in one Quadrisphaera sp. RL12-1S genomic window:
- the argB gene encoding acetylglutamate kinase produces the protein MSTPSTTAPGARLGTAVEKAAVLVEALPYLEQFHGSLVVVKYGGNAMVDDELTRAFAADVNFLRLAGLRPVVVHGGGPQISRMLTRLGIDSEFRGGLRVTTPEVMEVVRMVLTGSVGRELVGLLNASGPHAVGLSGEDAGLFTARRRHAVVDGEPVDVGLVGDVVAVDPRAVQDLLDAGRIPVVATVAPEEDGDGVLNVNADTAAAALAVALGARKLVVLTDVEGLYSDWPDRSSLISEIGAADLEQLLPTLESGMVPKMEACLRAVRGGVSAAHVVDGRVPHTLLVEVFTDSGVGTMVLP, from the coding sequence ATGAGCACCCCGAGCACGACCGCTCCCGGCGCCCGCCTCGGCACCGCCGTCGAGAAGGCCGCTGTCCTCGTCGAGGCGCTGCCGTACCTGGAGCAGTTCCACGGCTCCCTGGTGGTGGTCAAGTACGGCGGCAACGCCATGGTCGACGACGAGCTCACCCGCGCCTTCGCCGCCGACGTCAACTTCCTGCGCCTGGCCGGGCTGCGCCCCGTCGTCGTCCACGGCGGCGGCCCGCAGATCTCCCGCATGCTGACGCGGCTGGGCATCGACAGCGAGTTCCGCGGCGGCCTGCGCGTCACCACCCCCGAGGTCATGGAGGTGGTGCGCATGGTGCTCACCGGCTCGGTCGGCCGCGAGCTGGTGGGGCTGCTCAACGCCTCGGGCCCGCACGCCGTCGGGCTGAGCGGGGAGGACGCCGGGCTGTTCACCGCCCGCCGCCGCCACGCCGTGGTGGACGGGGAGCCCGTGGACGTCGGGCTGGTCGGCGACGTCGTCGCGGTGGACCCGCGCGCCGTCCAGGACCTCCTCGACGCCGGCCGCATCCCCGTGGTCGCCACCGTGGCCCCCGAGGAGGACGGCGACGGCGTGCTCAACGTCAACGCCGACACCGCCGCCGCGGCGCTCGCGGTGGCGCTGGGGGCCCGCAAGCTCGTGGTCCTCACCGACGTCGAGGGGCTCTACTCCGACTGGCCGGACAGGTCCTCCCTCATCTCCGAGATCGGCGCCGCCGACCTCGAGCAGCTGCTGCCGACCCTGGAGTCCGGGATGGTGCCCAAGATGGAGGCCTGCCTGCGGGCGGTGCGCGGCGGGGTCTCCGCCGCGCACGTCGTGGACGGTCGCGTGCCGCACACCCTGCTGGTGGAGGTCTTCACCGACTCCGGCGTCGGGACGATGGTGCTGCCGTGA
- a CDS encoding acetylornithine transaminase has protein sequence MTAQELSADLPPALAHPDGGSAAWLERHGRAVMGTYGTPLRTLVRGEGAQVWDADGRRYVDLLAGIATSVLGHAHPLLTAAVTSQMATLGHVSNFFATPAQVALAEQLLAITRAEPGGRVFFANSGAEANEAAFKIARRTGRPRIVAARGAFHGRTMGALAMTWNPSYREPFAPLPGGVEHVPFGDVDALAAALAQVDDDGADRGQVAAVVLEPVQGEGGVLPAPDGYLAAARRLATEAGALLVLDEVQTGIARTGAWFAHQLPGIGLDAGTLPDVVTLAKALGGGVPVGAAVAVTDRAGGLLGAGQHGTTYGGNPLATAAGLAVLHVVERDGLAERARSIGEQLQSAVDALVALPTDQRPPLLAGLRGVGALQALVLDAPASKDVAAAALEAGFIVNAVAPDAVRVAPPLVLTDAQLAEFTDALPGILQRAHATRAAAAASQAPTPPAPTGSPE, from the coding sequence GTGACCGCCCAGGAGCTCTCAGCGGACCTGCCCCCCGCCCTCGCCCACCCCGACGGCGGCTCCGCCGCCTGGCTGGAGCGCCACGGCCGCGCCGTCATGGGCACCTACGGCACGCCGCTGCGCACGCTGGTGCGCGGTGAGGGCGCGCAGGTGTGGGACGCCGACGGCCGCCGCTACGTCGACCTGCTCGCCGGCATCGCCACGTCGGTGCTGGGGCACGCCCACCCGCTGCTCACCGCCGCGGTGACCAGCCAGATGGCCACCCTCGGCCACGTCTCCAACTTCTTCGCCACGCCCGCGCAGGTGGCCCTGGCCGAGCAGCTGCTCGCCATCACCCGCGCCGAGCCGGGCGGCCGGGTCTTCTTCGCCAACTCCGGCGCGGAGGCCAACGAGGCGGCCTTCAAGATCGCACGCCGCACCGGTCGCCCGCGGATCGTCGCGGCGCGCGGCGCCTTCCACGGCCGCACCATGGGCGCGCTGGCCATGACGTGGAACCCCAGCTACCGCGAGCCCTTCGCGCCGCTGCCGGGCGGGGTCGAGCACGTCCCCTTCGGTGACGTCGACGCCCTCGCCGCCGCTCTGGCGCAGGTCGACGACGACGGCGCGGACCGCGGCCAGGTGGCCGCGGTGGTCCTCGAGCCCGTGCAGGGGGAGGGCGGCGTGCTGCCCGCTCCCGACGGCTACCTCGCGGCCGCGCGCCGCCTCGCCACCGAGGCCGGCGCGCTGCTCGTGCTCGACGAGGTGCAGACCGGCATCGCGCGCACCGGCGCCTGGTTCGCCCACCAGCTGCCGGGGATCGGCCTGGACGCAGGGACGCTGCCCGACGTCGTGACGCTCGCCAAGGCCCTCGGCGGGGGAGTGCCCGTCGGCGCGGCGGTCGCCGTGACCGACAGGGCCGGGGGCCTGCTGGGCGCCGGCCAGCACGGCACCACCTACGGCGGGAACCCGCTGGCCACGGCCGCCGGCCTCGCCGTCCTCCACGTGGTGGAGCGCGACGGCCTCGCCGAGCGCGCCCGCTCGATCGGCGAGCAGCTCCAGTCCGCCGTCGACGCCCTCGTCGCCCTGCCGACCGACCAGCGCCCCCCGCTGCTGGCCGGCCTGCGCGGCGTCGGCGCGCTGCAGGCCCTCGTGCTCGACGCCCCGGCGTCCAAGGACGTGGCGGCGGCGGCGCTGGAGGCGGGCTTCATCGTCAACGCCGTTGCCCCGGACGCCGTCCGGGTCGCCCCGCCGCTCGTCCTCACCGACGCCCAGCTGGCGGAGTTCACCGACGCCCTGCCCGGGATCCTGCAGCGCGCCCACGCCACCCGCGCGGCCGCCGCCGCGAGCCAGGCACCCACCCCGCCCGCCCCGACCGGGAGCCCCGAATGA
- the argF gene encoding ornithine carbamoyltransferase, with product MTSQFPQHFLRDDDLTHAQQADVLRLAIELKAARGLADPVARHPRRPLDGPRTAALLFDKPSTRTRLSFSVGVAELGGFPLVIDASTSQLGRGEPVADTARVLSRQVALITWRTFAQADLEAMAAASSVPVVNALTDLLHPCQILADLQTVAEHRPGGVDGLPGTVFAYVGDGNNNMANSYLLGGAVAGMHVVVGTPETHLPDPGVLEDARRAAQATGGSVTVVHDAAQAVAGADVVATDTWVSMGQESEAASRETPFVPFSVTPHLMAGAKPGAGVLHCLPAYRGKEVDASYLDGPGSWVWDEAENRLHAQKALLVALLEARETA from the coding sequence ATGACCAGCCAGTTCCCCCAGCACTTCCTGCGCGACGACGACCTCACCCACGCCCAGCAGGCCGACGTGCTGCGCCTGGCCATCGAGCTGAAGGCCGCCCGCGGCCTCGCCGACCCGGTGGCGCGCCACCCGCGCCGGCCGCTCGACGGCCCGAGGACCGCCGCGCTGCTGTTCGACAAGCCGTCCACCCGCACCCGCCTGTCCTTCTCGGTCGGTGTGGCCGAGCTCGGCGGGTTCCCGCTCGTCATCGACGCCTCCACCAGCCAGCTGGGCCGCGGGGAGCCGGTGGCCGACACCGCCCGCGTGCTGTCCCGGCAGGTCGCGCTCATCACCTGGCGCACCTTCGCGCAGGCGGACCTCGAGGCCATGGCCGCCGCCAGCTCCGTGCCCGTGGTGAACGCCCTCACCGACCTGCTGCACCCGTGCCAGATCCTCGCGGACCTGCAGACGGTCGCCGAGCACCGCCCCGGCGGCGTCGACGGCCTGCCGGGCACGGTCTTCGCCTACGTCGGTGACGGCAACAACAACATGGCCAACTCCTACCTGCTGGGCGGGGCGGTGGCCGGCATGCACGTGGTGGTCGGCACGCCCGAGACCCACCTGCCCGACCCGGGGGTCCTGGAGGACGCGCGTCGTGCGGCGCAGGCCACCGGCGGGTCCGTGACCGTCGTCCACGACGCCGCGCAGGCGGTGGCCGGCGCCGACGTCGTCGCCACCGACACCTGGGTGTCGATGGGCCAGGAGTCCGAGGCCGCCTCCCGCGAGACCCCGTTCGTGCCCTTCTCGGTCACGCCGCACCTCATGGCCGGTGCGAAGCCCGGTGCCGGGGTGCTGCACTGCCTGCCCGCCTACCGCGGCAAGGAGGTCGACGCCTCCTACCTCGACGGTCCTGGCAGCTGGGTGTGGGACGAGGCGGAGAACCGCCT